gaggtgaggctgagaataagtgcaaggcagaggtgctgctgaggaaggagagccctgtggtggggaagaagacaaagctgtgagtgcccatccccgagcaggtgctgtgtccatcccctgtgtgccaggtgagctggggctttgctgcagagctgcgggcgctgatttgagggtctccaagtgctgagatggtgggcacccaggaacacaaactgtgcctggccacagagcctgcaaggaggagcagagacagccgtggcagtgtgggggtccaggttgtccctgtgccttcccctgcaggccctggctgtccttgctgggcccctgtccatccccatcaggtccttgcccgtcccccccgggctgagctccccccaggaagtgccgtggagctgaagctgctgccatccccccctgcagccgctgccccagccaagggagcagcaaaggcaggaccaggagcagaggcagcatcaggggagccctgggggggccgggaaggtcttgtgtgggtcaggaaagaggcgctgggcacgaggccggggctgtgctgagcaggcccagccctcacatccccccagccaacgccggctgcccggggagcttgggagggacccccagcccgtgtgccccacactgagctggcagagagagagccaagggacagggccacgggcagggccacgggtgagggacaggcagggccattgcagggccacggtgagggcacagcctgtggcagcagagctgcccagggccgggggcagccgggggtgttggtaccaggcagtgctggggctgagcagagcacgaggcctcttgcagactcctggagcagcctcccacgtGTCAACCCTATTCTCAGGGCACAGACATTTCTTTGGGCCAAAGAACCTTAAAACAGTTGGCACTGACTACACTTTACCACCATctgttctccagctgctctgctggttcagagcagcacagtaaGACAGTGGGGATCCCTGGTATCCTTGGAAAGGCAAGGTCCAGaaatggggaggagggggggcagagaaggggaagcctggacagtggggacccctgggatccccgggacAACAAAGTGgggaacctggagagggggaaggtCTGGGAACGCCGCACCCTGAAGGTGAAAGTCAGAgcagaagggacccttgggacccccaatACTGCCAGCATCCcaaagtgggacccccagcatcccagacagggcaGACCCTCTGAACCACAGAGGGCAGAGACCACAATGGGGGAAGTCTTGGGAGCGCTTTTTTAGACAGAATTTTCATAttcttgagtatttttttcctgaatctcaactttttgcagtctGGGGGGGGGCTtcatcttgctatttctgagagGTTGTTTGCCTGAATcctggtggtttgggtttttctgggctgaatcttggtgttttggaggtttttatggacacaggatgcccagtgagttctagagatggacttgggcaggaggaacccccaagccaacatgctcagcccttgttttccccccatcaggatttgtccttcccaaagcttgggcggatggaggaggaggctgcgaggaagaggaagatgccttgggccccccaggcaggtgaggaggaagtcagtgtccctttgggcgggtgttgtgctggctctgtcagccgagcatggccccggctgcaggacaaccccgctggcgccgccgtcctgccggggccggagttggggggatgtccttggccttccctgtgggccggaggcaaatcccctccctgtccttcttgcttcctgccccaggccccgagctgaggacggagagcccggaggacaaatccccccgtgagaccctggtgggagaggccgttttgaagggctccccggcgcaggaaggcagcggggagggaaagggccggagatccccccgcaggaggggctccaaagccatcccagggtgctctgaggaggaaagagccagcctgtgccaggaaggcggccggagcttgagggggagctctgagctggtggtccctgatcagcctcccagcagggaaaagcccttcaggtgcttggaatgtgggaagagctttaggaggAGCAccaccctcctcacccaccagcacatccacactggggaacgtccctacacatgtggggaatgtgggaagagcttcaggcaaaGCTCCAAGCTTATCCAACAtcagcgcatccacagtggggaatggccctacacatgtagggaatgtgggaagggcttcagtgACAGGTTCACTCAACGcatccaccagcgcatccacagtggggaacggccctacacgtgtggggaatgtggaaagagcttcaacTGGAActccaacctcctcacccaccagcgcatccacactggagaacgtccctacacgtgtggggaatgtgggaagagtttcagacACAGCTCCACCCTGcactcccaccagcacatccacactgaggaacggccctacacgtgttgggaatgtgggaagagcttcaactacagctccaacctcctcacccaccagcgcataCATACTGGGGagcggccctacacgtgtggggaatgtgggaagaggtttcagaccagctctcatctcctcagacatgagcggacgcacacagatgagaggcccttccgctgcaccgactgcgggaagggcttcaagcagaactccaccctcctcacccaccggcacatccacagcggggagaggccctacaagtgtggggagtgtgggaagagcttcatccGAAACTCTAagttgaccaaacaccaacggacccaccagtaagggaagccctaccagtgccccaactgcaggaagagcttcggccgtaGGACTGACACgcaaaaaaggtttcaaaaggtCTTCAGGATTTTGAGTATCTGCACTCCAACAtcaatttattcttttgaatatgtgtaagtttaacctcattttagtctgaaagccaaattcacCACTACCCCATTCCCTGATAACCGTAGGCTGATTCTGACAAGTGAGGCAGAAATtacccactgcccagcaaaaacCAGTGGGGCCAGCCAGtggtctctgccctggcagcccagtttccccagtctcatctcaaaatgaccagttacactgaagcaaagagcactggaaccagtgcaacaagccccagtctgactttcacacctgcccatgtctcctgttttctgctgctctacagacttccttgtttaaaatacaatggaaaaatgaacagtttttggggttgttttggttttgggctcgggttttttttttccctccactgtTCTCATTACcctcatttcaaatctattttggtgtttgaagatgaattaaaattttgaatgatttttaatgttaatgccttgaccaaagtatcaaaacatgaaaaataaaaaaaacaaaacaccacgaAGCTGTCCATTATTGTGACAATCAAACACTCAGAAGTACTAACATAAGCACAGTGAAAAACCCATAAataagaccattaaaataattttaatttttttatgttaatatatttttactaagcttaacataaggaaatttagttcctgacatcagctttccccacctctcaaaaaggtaatttagttacatcttagtcacccttgaaaggctctttccagtTGGCTTGGCCTCTGCCTTAGACACTCATGAGATCTGCCAAAACCAATTTAAGGGCAAATTTCCCCACCAGGTTCAGCTGCATTGGTTGtaccaaaaactttgcaagtaaccccacaactttcatcttaaactcttctctcaaccttgtaaaataattagcagtaaACAGACCTGATAATTAAGAACACGTTCTTGTTCTCAAAGTCATTCATACACCAAAAagatgccacaggaatggccaaaatattaatagcaacttctacactttggaaatctacatttggtttaaaagatttcacagtggttgtttccttaggaattcaggcacattttactaacaagtttcaataaagttacaaaaacatcttcctccactaAGACACAGGCAGTGATCCTAACCTGAGGTGGACACTGAaaagcccaatttttttcttagctgtcatgagtctttcattccttctgccacatcaattaggcatcagcccatttttcaagctgctgttatCTACCAGCTCCTGCTTTGGTTTCCAAGCCCAGTATTTTGGCCACAATAAAATCAGGGCCCTGGGCAGTCATGTCAGAATGACAAAGAGTACTgaccctccctgccaagggagacaaaccattcccaacctcgaccaaaggttcaaggcaacgattctgaaacaaaatttacaaagtttttctcttcagttttttgctgcaattctctgttgctcaattaaaagaccacagcagtgaaagacaaGGCCTGATGGCCAAACCCAGGGCTTCAGCCACTTGAGGTCTATTGAAACCTTCTGTTCCTCGAGTGGGAGGCTGAAATCCAACACGTACAACACCCACGCATGAGACACCAACACATTGACCAAGTTTTCCAGAGTGAAATCTGAGGCTTCAACTTAAAAACTGAGGTGACCTCCCCTGGAAATGGAATTTCCTCCAGCAGAAGGAGCTGAATGGACAGAATGAGGCTGTGAACAAACCAAACCTCAAGGTCTACGTCTCAAAGTCCATTAAAGCAAGGTTTTAGTCTCGAAGACACATCCCTGGTAACTTTGACactgcaggaaagagcagaCGTGTCCTTTCTGGCCAGCAAAGTCCATCATGAGTTCCTGTCAGAGACTGCACAGAACATGAGTGCCCTGGACAGCCCTAGTTCTGCTTTTACCACCATCAGATGTTCTGTAAGCACAGCAGTCAAAGCACAACTCACGTAGGTTTGGGTATTTTCAGCTAAGGCTGTTTGCCAGGTTTCTCAGATTTAGAGAGGAATTCCCAGTAAGATGTGACTTTATTCACAGATGCACTCTTTTTTgggtgttattttaaaataataaactgtaTTGCATTAAGCAAAGTATGTCAACTTCAGTAAAGCTTCAATAAAGTGTCGGGCGACTGTTGAGCACCTCAGTGAATTCATCTGTAAGCAAAAAGCTCAAGGGCATTGTAGTGgccttcatccctctgcacacagacatcacctcccagctctgcttctctgcttgACCACCTTTGCCCCTCCAACTGCTCCCCGCAGCATCCCAGCTCTCTTTTGCTGCACAAGTGGAGTGCTCTCCTCAAGTCTTGCAcctgttctctgctgctctccttccccgcTCCTTTCACCATCTTCAACCCTGCCTGTTTGTGGAGCCCACTCTGACCCCCTCCCTCCACAATCTCCTTCTGGCCTGCCATCTCCCAAGCAGATCTCGGGCTGCTTTGGAAAGCCTGatggcaaagctgctctccctgaCTTGCACGTCTGCCCTGCTCTTTAGGCAGGACCAGGCTAAGGGGCAAACGATACGCACGCCACGTGGAAGGTGAAATCACCTGCTTCTGCAAGACTCTCGGAAGAAAGTGCGGTATCAAGGTAATGAGCTCCCCCGTTGCTGAGACTCTTGTCCGTGCCATCGGCAGGGCACTCCTGTGAGCCAAAGGCACCCGGAATCGGTGGGGTGACAGGGCCTCAGTGTCCCTGATGAGAgggttcctgctgtccccaagcagGGACTGTCTGAGGGCGGCACTCTGctggtgtcccagcagcagctgcagctctcctgcccagcagtgagccctggtcctgtgcagggccagcacccCGTGAGCATgagcccagccctcctgcctcagccTAAGGACCCTCTGCTCTCGTCCTCCCCTACACAGTGactgtgggcactgctgccagcactgctgggcacctgtggccagggctgctctcgcTGCCCatctgagcagcaccagcaggggcCTTGGGGTGACATCTTtactctcctccttcctgccgCAGCCCTTCGAAAGATACCTCACACGCTCGGAGAGGACGCACATCGTCCTtgaagccctggagcagaaagaTGCACAGAATTATCAATGGATACCTGGAGAGCCTCGTCCATGGGTTGAACCATTTGGGTGGAACCTTTACAGAGGGCGCAGGATCATAGCAAAAGAGATTTTGTGGCTGGCCACGGATGACCCGTGCTTCTTCCTGACGGATGTAAGTGGCCTGTGGCTGGATTGCCCTGCCCTTCAGCCCTAGAAGGCCTTgttcctctctccatccctccctgccaaaCCCAGGTGTCTCAGGCACCTGAAGGCACCTGAAGGCAcctgaaggcagcagagtgACATGGAAAGGGCAGCTGAGGCTGCACTACCGTGGTAGCACTCTCTTCACCTCTGTCCCCTTCAGGTGCCAAAGATTTTGAGCTTCCTGGATGAAAGACTGCCAGGTGTGAAGTGTGAACTTGTGCAGGAGTGCTTCCActccctgcttctgctgctaGCAGAGTTTTTCCCAAGGAAGGTAGTTGCCACACTGTTGAGCATCGCTCCACAAGGAGACAGGTACTGGCCCTGAAAAGCCTGAGGGTTTGTTGGCTGTGGGGAGATGGAACCTGAGACTCTCTGGCTCCCAGAGCCAAGGAATGATGGaggacagccctgaggagaGGGGTTCTCCATCCCACCaagctttccagccctgctagGTTGCCCAGGCCTGCAGCAGacaaagctggcccagccagcccagagccaccctgctgctcccagcctagAGGGGAACACCAGCTcagtgccctgctgcctgcccaggcagggcccCAGGCACCTGGGCTGGCCCGGCCACGCTGCACTCCAGGCCGCCCTGCtgacacagagctctgccttgcagTGTGGCCATGCAAATGTGGCAGAGCATCTTCTCAGAGCCCAAGATTGGAGACAAGATATTATGGCCATTCGCTGTCATGCTCTGGGTCGACTGGTGGCCCTGCAGTCTCAGCGcttcttcttcagaaagcagctccacCTCTGACTTGGCTGTGAGTTACCAGAAAAGGACTTGATCCCCTGCCACGAGCCCTGCAGACTCTGCCAGGCTCTCACTACTGTGCTTGCTTCTACAGCCATTGCCCAGTGGCACTAGCATGAAGTTTGAGTGGGAGGACAAAGACGAAGAATTTGAATACCTTCAGAATGACAACTTTGATATCGATGAGGAGCTTCcaaccctcccagcctcccaggtGCTCGACGGCCTCATCATGCTGTGcgagacacctgagctggtgagcagggtggcatcagggacagccatggtggcatccagggctctggggctgtgggtaaggcggtggcttggcgtgggctgggaggcaggtgttagaggaagtgctgccagctgccttgATGACATGTTAAGTCCTGATGGCTGCCTGaggagctttccaggcatggatcttatcacaaaaaagaaactctgtccttcatacaggcaggaaaactggagttcctggtgccacacatgatggagctcctgtgggTTGGCAGAGAAGACCTCAAGACAAAGGTCGTTATGATCCTGCAAAGACTGATAAATcaaaacctggagaagaaaaaggccagCCCCATGGATGAGTATTTGGTGGAGAACCTGCCGCGCTTCTTTGACATGGTAAGGTTCATGTGGGAGCGTGAGccctgagatgggcactgggcagtgagagctgccctgcacccagccctgtcagcagctctggcagcaggctctgctcccctgggctctggtggcttctgggccttgcagcccagtgcaacttgtccctgctctggaatctgagcccagggcatctccctcagtcaccatccccatcccctttcactgtgggcagggggctgctgtttccaaagctcacctttcctccttcctcccaggagagcagcgacATGCGAGAGgcctttatctgcctcttcagagactacctgggctcagcagtgctgaggaacaacaaGCAATTGAAGACGTCTCTGTGGAGTGCACTGGTCCCGCTGCTCATTCGCACAAGTGACCAGTCCCCGAGCGTGGCCAAGGTACACATTGGaaggctgagcactggcacagagagaggtggGCTGGCCCGCCCTgtggggcccaggcagcagggcaagggctgctggcagtgggcagccGTGGCCCAGCGCAAGCCGTGGGaaaggtccctgcagagccagtgccagcagggatggagaagctgGCACAGCCATTTCCAACAGCTGCCCTAGGGCTCCAGTAGGGCTCGTCAGCAGCCTGTGACCACCAAAGCCTGAACAGGCACATCCCCACAGGcttctctgctgtccctggcatGTGTCCAAAGACAGGGCGTCCAGCCTCAGgccctgtcctgcagggctgtcctCACACGTCCCCTAGACACTTTGGTGAGGGCATGTCCCAAATCCTGAGGGCAGAATCTCCCCAGCAAGAAAGCCAAGAGCTCTCCTTTGCCAGCCATGCTGCTACCTCACCCCTTCTGCTTCCATGCAGGCCGCCCAGGAAGCGCTCCTTGCTGCAACAAAGCTGCTCAAGTGGAGGGAGCTGAAAGAGCtggtgaagaagcagcagatgtgGAGGATTAGCGAGTGCTTGgtaaggccaagtgccagggtGCAGGTTGGGTGAGGCTTAGCCCACAGGCAGAGCCCACTGTGTGGGCCCAGAgcccagaggctggagctgcagcccagtgtGTGCCCTCCAAGAACAGAGCCCCAGGGGCTCCTCTGCAggcccctctcccttccctgcagccagcgggagagagggctctgggcaacactgagtgctggcaggagggactgctgcagccagcgggggggctctgtgccatgcccgtgtccctgtgctctctccaggtggggaaggacaggagcagggctgaagagTACCTGCGTCAGGGCCTGAGCTACCTCAAGGACCCTGAGGCCAGTGTGCGAGAGGCGGCCATCAGGTTCATCGGTGAGCCCCAGCCCCCGGGGTCCCTCTTTGGGCAAGctggcccctgtccctgctcctgcagccacagccaggcccagccctggggctgcctgagCCCCGGCTGCCGCAGGCTGGGCCTGGgcctccctctgccacccctgcccacgTGGCTGGGCTTGGTGGCCACTGGGCTGAGTTCCACCCCCTGAGCTCCTGGTGCTTCCTGGGCTCATCCCGGCTGAGGGGGAGCAGGGTAGGGCCAGGGGCCGCGCTGCTGGGAGCccgctggggagcaggggctgacgGAGCTTTGTGCCTAGGGGTGGCCACGCGGCACCTGAGGAACCGAAGCCAAGAGCAACTGGATGAGATCTGCAGCGGTGAGTGGGGAacatgggctggaggggacGTCTGGAGGTCTCTGCAGACACAGGGCTTCATCTTGGCTCCGTTTCTTTTGCTCACAGCTCTTCAGCCCTTGAAGACAGACAGCAATGTATTCGTCTCCTGCCTGGCAAAACAGACCATCAGCATCCTGGAGGCTTTAGGACCAACACCGAGCCCTCGATTCAGGCCagaagcactgctcttctggcGCCGACGTCCACAGCCATGAGGACCTTCCAACATTCGCAGGCTCCCAGGCgctgtgtgagacacctgagctggtgagcagggtggtgtcagggacagccatggtggcatccagggctctggggctgtgggtaaggcagtggcttggcgtgggctgggaggcaggtgttggggggactgctgccaactgccctgaTGCCATGTTAGGGCCTgatggctgcctggggagctttccaggcatagatcttaacacagaaaagaaactctgtccttcatacaggcaggaaaactggagttcctggtgccacacatgatggagctcctgtgggTTGGCAGTGAAGACTCCTGGACAGAGGATGTGATGATCCTAAAAACCTGATGTGTCCAAACCTGAAGAAGAAAACGGCCAGCCCCACCGATGAGTATCTAGTGGAGAACCTCTCGCGCTTCTTTGACACGGTAAGGCTGATGGGGGTTTGTGAGccctgagatgggcactgggcagtgagagctgccctgcacccagccctgtcagcagctctggcagcaggctctgctcccctgggctctggtggcttctgggccttgcagcccagtgcaacttgtccctgctctggaatctgagcccagggcatctccctcagccaccatccccatcccctttcactgtgggcagggggctgctgtttccaaagctcacctttcctccttcctcccaggagagcagtgacATGCGAGAGgcctttatctgcctcttcagagaccacctgggctcagcggtgctgaggaagcagaagcagtTGAAGACGTCTCTGCCAAGTTGCCGAGGTTTGACTGGCCCTGtccccctggagctggaaaatgggCACCTGAGGAACCGAAGCACAGAGCAACTGGATGAGATCTGCAGCGGTGAGTGGGGAACATGGGCTGGAGGGATGTCTGGAGTTTCATCTCggctctgtttttcttctcacagCCCTTCAGCCCTTGAAGACAGACAGCAGTGAAGTCGTCTCTTGCCTGGCAGAACAGACCATCGGCATCCTGGAGGCTTTAGGACCAACACCGAGCCCTCGATTCAGGCCAGAAGCTCTTCAGGTACCAATGTCCACATCCATGAAGAGCTTCCAacattcccaggctcccaggcgctgtgtgagacacctgagctggtgagcagggtggtgtcagggacagccatggtggcatccagggctctggggctgtgggtaaggcggtggcttggcgtgggctgggaggcaggtgttggggggactgctgccaactgccctgatgccatgttggggcctggtggctgcctggggagctttccaggcatggatcttatcacaaaaaagaaactctgtccttcctACAGGCAGGAGAACTGGAATCCTCATGCCATCAAATCTTCACCAAGAACCTCAATTCAAACTAagagcactgctcttctgttctCACTGAGCCAGTTGGAGGCagctgtgatttaataaagcagcaacaatgGGCCCAAACCCATGGTGTCCTTCAGATGCGCCGTGTCCTGAGCAGACTGCGTCCTgcttgtcctgccctgctgcctgcaggacaacttcccccttggcacacccccagccccagccttgttTGGGAAGCTGAGCTTTGGCTGAGGCTTTCCCCAGGGGAAGCCTCCTTTgtctctcctcagggcagtccccccagcacccagccaggatagggcacagaatgagtggccccagctctgcctccccaggggtGTCCATCCCACGAGGcggctgctgttgctgcatcaccacctcccctcaccAGAATGGATTTGGAAGGCTTTCCAAGCACAGGGAGCCAGAGGGGACCAGAAGGAAACCTCAGGGCTCCCAGAGGGACTAGAGGACAAACAGGGAGTCTGGGTCACtgcccccagggcagaggatgGGCCTCCACTGTCCCTCTCTTGCACCAGTAGCATGTTTCCATCTTTTCTGCCCTGGGGAAAAAGAAGTATCCTTTGACTTGGAAGAGCTGATTAGCATCATCTTGTGATGCCCTGGGAGGGGATTAGTTTTGACAGAGTCACCTACAGGAAAGTTTGGAGACCTCCCTCAGTGTGCCCTGTGCcggtgctgagcacagggagggaaacACACCAAGAGTCAGACGGCCCTGCCCAGAAGAACTGACTGCCTGAAAGAAGTTtttgaattttgtcttttttaaaacccACTTCCTTCCTCAATATTGCCTGTGGCACTAGTGGCTGAGAAGGgataaaacagcaaagaagCCTACAAAATATGCTCCaaataaaatggattttctAGTCCCATGGCTGGAAAATGCAGTCTCCGGGATAGTTTCCAAACTAGGAAAGAGAGTGCTTCTTCCACTCTACCATGTATCTCATCTGTCATGAAGTTTCTCTCCCTACAGATGCTATAAGGATTATTGGATGTCATACTAAGCATGCTCACAGTTATCTACTGATGGCCTTGCCTTTCAGAGAGGGTGCTGCCATGGGGGAAAGCACGAGAAACTCTGTCCTTGGCAGAGGCTTTGCTTTGTCAGCCTCTTGAATCTGGGTGTTGCTCAGGGCAATCAGTGGAAGTTTCAGAGAACAGCACTTCTTATTTATCCAATCAATCAAATAAATCCCAAGTTGACAGAGGCTTGCTCTACTTCCTGCCCTAAATGTCTGTCCTCCTTAGCAGGTGGACTGGCACGACCTGGCTCTCTAAAAGATCCTCTTCCAATCCTTTGGCAGTTTCCATAGATGCCAAACAAGCATCCttgtgggaaagggaagaaaggtgcaacaaggaaaggaaataatgagAGAATAGCTGGGCTAAACTGGGCTCACTGAAGTAGTGCTTGATAGACACTTCCCCTGTGTGTACCAAGGGGTAAAAAATAGGTCTGTCTCCTTTCCCTATTTACAAATCCCTAAAGGAAGAAAGTTGCCTGCTCATCATCCTgtaaggaagaggggaaggcaaaaacaacagtgaaaactcggcaaattaatttttttaaaacctcagggaaaagaatccccaaagcttcacctccctttaggccttggaattaaaggccttcctgtttaccaccagtgcttatgtgttgtggtgccttatgggattttcctgctttgacagtgttttgagacagttcattgtgcccttcaagtccttccatgggcacacacaccccccactctcaccagtgtctggccctccaaagaacacaagccctgatgatttgtagctcccactccagtggttggcacttggacctccctccatacccagagctcagagctcccttgtgccagaaagtgTAAAGatattgtgcctcattctgccaagacaacccttggaaaaaagtgtccctctgtgtttcctgggataagagcactctattgtcatcttccaaaaccttggagaggtcccagagatctcccaggaaggaatttggggcctcaagcacatgacccgtatatagaggctgaggactcaggggtcagaGGTGCGAAGactgaggacagtagaggagtagcctgagaggtctggaaggggggtgtcagagctggtggagcttttcttcctgtcagaaaacagcctaagaaagaactagtgccaccaagggcagctggggtggcctagactggtgacaagaagtgagaaatttccctctgaggtcagtgttgtggtacaatatgtcacaaagaaggagtctggatgagcccaaggctttgtgtgtgcaggaagagccagggaggacgcagagatgtcagtgcaggaaggtgccagccaggtggggcagccggggggatgacgacagcctgcaggaaaaggggcagggcatggacaccataggacagcctgggctggagaggagacagggatggggagaagctgaaaggccctgacagagtcaccttctgcaggcctttggccatggc
This Pseudopipra pipra isolate bDixPip1 chromosome W, bDixPip1.hap1, whole genome shotgun sequence DNA region includes the following protein-coding sequences:
- the LOC135405340 gene encoding zinc finger protein 239-like, whose protein sequence is MAPAAGQPRWRRRPAGAGVGGMSLAFPVGRRQIPSLSFLLPAPGPELRTESPEDKSPRETLVGEAVLKGSPAQEGSGEGKGRRSPRRRGSKAIPGCSEEERASLCQEGGRSLRGSSELVVPDQPPSREKPFRCLECGKSFRRSTTLLTHQHIHTGERPYTCGECGKSFRQSSKLIQHQRIHSGEWPYTCRECGKGFSDRFTQRIHQRIHSGERPYTCGECGKSFNWNSNLLTHQRIHTGERPYTCGECGKSFRHSSTLHSHQHIHTEERPYTCWECGKSFNYSSNLLTHQRIHTGERPYTCGECGKRFQTSSHLLRHERTHTDERPFRCTDCGKGFKQNSTLLTHRHIHSGERPYKCGECGKSFIRNSKLTKHQRTHQ